The following nucleotide sequence is from Salvia miltiorrhiza cultivar Shanhuang (shh) chromosome 7, IMPLAD_Smil_shh, whole genome shotgun sequence.
AGACCCCACAATTGAGTAACTTCAGTGCCTCAGTTGAATATGTATATATGAATGTACATAGACAAGCATTGTTTAATTAACTAATGAGACCTTTGGTGTTTAAGGTATACGTGAACGATCAGTTCCTTAACTGGGACCCAGAGCATCGCATCAAAGTGAGGATCGTCTCTGCAAGAGCCTATCATTCTCTGTTTATGCACAACATGTGAGTCCACTTCCTATATATCTTGAATCATTGAGTTTTGCTTGTGGAAAGAGTGACGAGAGAGTGTTGTGTTGGTTGCAGGTGCATTCGACCTACCCCGGAAGAGCTGGAGAGTTTTGGCACGCCCGACTTCACCATATACAACGCGGGGCAGTTTCCGTGCAACCGATACACTCACTACATGACTTCCTCGACTAGCATAGACTTGAATCTTGCTAGGAGGGAAATGGTGATCCTCGGAACTCAATATGCTGGGGAGATGAAGAAAGGGCTCTTCAGCTTAATGCACTATCTCATGCCTAAGCGCGGTGTCCTCTCCTTGCACTCCGGCTGCAATATGGGCAAGGCCGGAGACGTAGCCCTCTTCTTTGGATTATCAGGTATATATCTACCTACCTTAACCTACCTCTCTGCAGAGTTAACACACCATCTCAACCTCGTATAATTTTGTTCTAGGTACTGGTAAAACAACCTTGTCTACGGATCACAACAGGTACTTGATTGGAGATGACGAGCATTGCTGGAGTGACAACGGCGTCTCCAATATCGAAGGTGGCTGCTATGCGAAATGCATAGACTTGTCAAGAGAGAAAGAACCGGATATTTGGAACGCCATCAAGTTTGGAGCCGGTGACCTTTTGATGCTcacttcttttctttcttctctgtTTTTTCCTTGGCTTTGTGCCGCGTGACTCAGCTCCTCTCCTCTCCTTTTTTTCGTGCAGTTGTCGAAAATGTGGTGTTTGATGAACACACGCGAGAGGTGGACTACTCAGATAAATCCGTCACAGGTAAACACTCTAAAATGCCTTTGTGCACCTTCACATTGATTAGACCGACAGTCCGTAGAATTGAGTATTTTGAAAGATTACATGATCAAACGAGCTCagaaattatttttatctatctaagCGAACCTCTCGCCTTTTCTATCTCAGAGAACACGCGAGCGGCCTACCCGATCGAGTTCATTCCAAACGCAAAGATACCGTGCGTTGGTCCTCATCCGAAAAATGTGATTCTATTGGCGTGCGACGCTTTCGGCGTGCTTCCTCCCGTCAGCAAACTCAACTTGGCTCAAACCATGTACCACTTCATAAGCGGCTACACTGCCCTGGTAAGCACAAAACCAAACCCGGCTAAGCAGTTAGGATTTTAAAAGTAGACCGATGacattatatttttatgtataaatgttagaaaaaaaataaaatacaacttAAAAGAAAATGTTGGGACAAAATTGCCAAGTCCTGCTCGGGGCTTGGCTCCGTCCTTGCCTCTAAACCTAGCTTCTCACTCTTGCTGAAACTGATGCAGGTTGCCGGCACAGAGGACGGCATAAAGGAGCCTACGGCTACATTCTCCGCATGCTTCGGTGCAGCTTTCATCATGCTTCATCCCACCAAGTACGCCGCCGTGCTGGCTGACAAGATGCAGAAGCACGGCGCCACTGGCTGGCTCGTCAACACTGGCTGGTCCGGTGGAAGGTATACCGTTATTGTAATTTTAAGATTTAGCGTGcgtttacttttcaaaattgagtttatttttttttaatctttattaCTAAGATGTCTTCAAATCGTGCCCCTTTCAATTGGACAAGAAACAAGCAAATTGGCTTGGATATTAGAAATTATCAAGTGTATTGTTATAtcccaaaattttaattcatctTAGTAACAATGAATTAACCTATACTGTTTTTAATCTATCTAATTcttaaagaataaattttgggtCTATAGCTATGGCTCGGGAAGCCGGATCAAGTTAGCTTACACAAGGAAGATAATCGATGCCATACATTCCGGGGAACTGCTGAAGGCGAGCTACGTGAAGACGGAGGTATTCGGGCTCGAGATACCGACGGAAGTTGAGGGAGTTCCTGCAGAAATACTTAATCCTGCTAATACAGTAAGCTGCATTGCTATTTAGATACACCACTTTTATGGTcatcatttctttttttgtttgatttaaatactctttttttttttggtgtggCAGTGGGGTAACAAGAAGGCACATGAGGAAACTCTTCTTAAGTTAGGAGGGCTTTTCAAGAAGAATTTTGAGGGGTTCCTGAGCTATAAGATTGGGACAGACAGCAAGCTAACTGAGGAGATCCTAGCAGCTGGCCCAAATTTCTGAATCTGGAGAGAGTTTGAAAGTATGTGTGTTGAGATTGGTCTTTTGTTTTAAATATATCAGAATGTGGTTGTGCTGGGTTCTTTCTCTTTGAGTGAATAAGAATGTTGAGTTTGTATGGCTAAAACACATTTCCAAGTTGACTTATTTAAAGGGATGTAAATTTGTTACCCTTGAGTTATTTGAAACTCGATTCTTTAAAACCTCGTTCAAGTAAGACTTATAAGCTTTGTCAATTTATCCATTGTACAATTAATATTTAAGAAATTGGCAACACCCAAAAATTCAAACTTGGCACAAACAACAAGAAAGATTTAGAAAAAACACTGACCATATGATCCAAGCTGTCATCGACATGAGAAAGTGAATCAGCTGAACTAAGGTCCTCTGTGTGTCGCATAATTTGGCGTGTGTTATTATATCTGCTAGAGTATAAAATATTTGAGGTGTTTATCATTACATGGATTATACCTTCAAAATTTTAAACTTATTCAGATACATGTACTAAAAAATGTGCTTGGTTACCTAGTAATCGCAAGGACTCCTTATCTGTGCATTTCCTTTATAACATATACACGTCAAAGGTTTATTTATTCAGATGACTTCAATTCTCAATAGTTTGTGATCTTCTTATTATTGAAGGAATAATATGCTAGGATTATCTTTGGCCTCTTTCATAGTTATCTTCTAGGAGTTGCATTTCAGATATACTCAGCTTAGAGTTTGCACGACAACTCAATATATAAGGAAAAGAGAAGATCAGTTTGAAGCTGCTGCCTATATATTCTCTTTGTGACGTGTTGTAAGATTATACATTGCTTATAAGTGCGATCGTGTGTAATCGCCTTTTATTTTGTGAGAGAGCAATTGCTTAATTATTAGGATTTCTGTTTCTTTGCTTCACTAACTAATCGGTGGAGTTATTGTGAGGGATTAGGTGGTAAATGCTCTGAGTGCACAAATAAGAAGTAAATTGTTGTCCTGCTTCCAATTGTCCACTGTTGGTGAGATTATATGAATATACAGTCTTATTGTTACTTCAATTGGTTGATCATTTTCCCTAGGCGAAGCCCTCAGTCGTAGATGTTTTTTATCATCGAATTGAATAATCATTCATTGTCTTTAGTTCTTTATTGTTTTGATACATTCTATGATAGAAGTATCAACATGTGTACTAACATTATCTGTTACGAGACTTTATGTATTTGGatatgtgacaattttaatatCTATTATCTATTACTCCATTCGCCCCCCAAATAAGTACCCATATTTCCCTTTTGGTCTGCCCCAAATGAGagccattttttttataaatgtaCCCCACACAATCCACTCACAACAAAAATGAGACTCTTATTCCACTTACATATACACTCAATCAATTTCTTATCATATGTGTCATTTTCAAATGGGTacttttgggggggggggaatagtATAATACCACgagtttgatttttattttaaaaagttataCTCTTTTCGTCCCACTAAACATGACTCACATTTTTTCGGCACATAGATTAAAGATAACATATAAATTGGATATAAAAGTGGTAGGGTCCacaattttcaaggttaaatattgtctattatgaaaactagtcatTTTTAGGGGAcgacccaaaatagaaaatgagtcATCTCTAGTGGAATAGATGAAGTATAACCTAACtttaaaatatcaatttattgggtaataaaagtgaaattaaataatactccctccgtccctgaaataagttcctcttttttttctttttgggacgtctctcaaataagttcatctttctttttttccatttttagacagctaccccaccactaataatactttatttattcttacttttcactttttcaccacttccaatactaattataacactttttcagcTTTTCACCaatttcaatactaattataacatattttttttccactatcaatacactttaccacttttccttaaaactcgtgtcgttcccaaagaggaacttattttggggacggagggagtaaaaaataattgtataattTGATATGAATGATTGTGATCCATAAAAAATAATGCTTATTggtaaaataatactccctccgtcccagcttttagtatccaattttccttttttggtcgtcccataTTTTggtattcatttctatttttagtaaaagcaGGTGgagcccttactccactttaattattttaactctcacataaaatgtgggacccttattccactcacaacacattaatcactttattaaaactcgtgccgttctcaattggataccaaaagccgggacggagggagtaggatTTTGGACGTGAGAGCCCATTAATAtaaatgtaataccccgtttccctgagttaaatttagaatttattttgaacttaagatttaagatgattcacgccggattgagaaaaagaatttattttaattccaacaaaaatgatttacaaaaacatttgtaaatttagttattaaatttatatgcattgcatatttatttaatttagcattcaaagcattttcacgagcttttatttaagcaaacactgaagaattattacagttttcatagtacaaccgggaagactttttattttattattttattcctcCCACTACTCCCACCTATTTCCACTCACACGTTACTTTTGTCTTCCACCCATCCACCACCTATCTCCACTTTACAACACTAAAAATTAGCTAAATACCCATCCACCACCTACTCCCACCCTGTACTTACTCTCTTTCCAGCTTTAAACCATGATGGAAAGCAAATATTGTAGTCATGTTTCCACTCTTCTCCTACGCCAATAATTCACAAGTCACCAACCTCAACATATACTCCTTCAAAGAGTTCAAGTTTAGCCAAGAACAACAGGAAGCACTAACAACAGCCAAGTTCCCTTATCTTATTTTACTCACTCCTCTAGTTCCAACAAACTCAAAGAAATCAAAGTGCAGAGCACAACCATATTGCGAATGGATCAAACTGCCACAAAACTCAGATTTCAGCAACTCAAACCACAAAACTCAGATTTCAGCAACTCAAACCAGAGGTTTTATCTTTGAATCTCTCTACACATTGTATACTTGCTCATTCAGTTATGACACTACAATTGTAGCACATCAAACCTTCACATACTTCAAATCCATGATGACCCATTTCATTCATATACATGTGTTtacagaaaacaagaaaaacatttTGAATAAATGTACAAATAAGTTATGTTAAATCTGCATACAATCTgtgtacatatatacatatatgaagcACGTTTGAGAAGAGAAGTAGAaccccaaagcttgaatttttattatttatttctgaACTTGCTACGTTGAGTCGGGTTGCTGTTTTTGGGTGTGAGTCGAGTCGGGGTGGTGGCTGGACTAGGCTGAGATTTCGCAGAGGGAGGCCGTGGCGCGGCGGCCCTACCGCTGTCgtccggccacggacggagggagagcAGGGTAGagagggcggcgatggtggcggcatgaagctgctgccgtcggccaaagttcagcggagggaggcagggcacggcggcggtgccgctgctgcccggccacggctggagagagagaggtggtgtGGTCTGGTCTGGGCGGGGGGTTGAGCGAAGGACGGCGGCAGCCGTGGGTTGCTGTCGCCGGGAAATTGATGAGGGAGACCGAGGGAAGCagtggctgctgctgctgctgctgtcggccagTTGGGTGAAGGGAATGGAGCTCCGGCGGCGG
It contains:
- the LOC130992694 gene encoding phosphoenolpyruvate carboxykinase (ATP)-like; translated protein: MAANGEFSFRSGGVKGRNGLPKIHTDKKAVDEKDICHDDSATPVKAQTLDELHSLQMKKSAPTTPIQAALGPFAEEERHKQQLQSISASLASLTRETGPKVVKGDPARAAETPRVSAVSHHHFEPTLDISDSGLKFTHILYNLSPAELYEQAIKYEKGSFITSSGALATLSGAKTGRSPRDKRVVKDETTEDLWWGKGSPNIEMDEHTFMVNRERAVDYLCSLEKVYVNDQFLNWDPEHRIKVRIVSARAYHSLFMHNMCIRPTPEELESFGTPDFTIYNAGQFPCNRYTHYMTSSTSIDLNLARREMVILGTQYAGEMKKGLFSLMHYLMPKRGVLSLHSGCNMGKAGDVALFFGLSGTGKTTLSTDHNRYLIGDDEHCWSDNGVSNIEGGCYAKCIDLSREKEPDIWNAIKFGAVVENVVFDEHTREVDYSDKSVTGKHSKMPLCTFTLIRPTVRRIEYFERLHDQTSSEIIFIYLSEPLAFSISENTRAAYPIEFIPNAKIPCVGPHPKNVILLACDAFGVLPPVSKLNLAQTMYHFISGYTALVAGTEDGIKEPTATFSACFGAAFIMLHPTKYAAVLADKMQKHGATGWLVNTGWSGGSYGSGSRIKLAYTRKIIDAIHSGELLKASYVKTEVFGLEIPTEVEGVPAEILNPANTWGNKKAHEETLLKLGGLFKKNFEGFLSYKIGTDSKLTEEILAAGPNF